GGTCATTGATCGAATAGTTGTTCCTTCGACCGTGACCGTCACACCATCCAGTGGTTCTCCAGACAGGTCTGTCACCTTACCGGTGATTTTATCGACCTGACCCCATACCGCTTCCGTACCCCATAGCAGCAGCATTAGATAGATAAATAGCTTTTTTGTCATTCTTTTGTACATCGTTTAATTGGTTAAAATTTAGGCAATACGCTTCCACTTAGTCGTTTTTTGGATCACGCTATTATTCGGAAGATGTTCTTATTTCTTCCTTAATATATTTTTGGTTTTAAATTTTCTTAGGCCATATTTCTACTTCCATTTAACCCGTTCCAGCTGCTTTTCCCACATGAAACGCTGGAGATCGGTCGTTCGATAATCCGGATTTGCGCCCGACTGCGCCGTTACATAAGCCCCTAGGGCAGCCGCATAGTCGAGCATATCATCGATGGATTTACCAAATAACTTCTTTGCTAAAAAGGCTGCCAGAAAGGAATCGCCACTGCCAATGGTATCCTTTACGGTCACTGGATAAGCACGATAGTCGTGCCTGCTCTCCAGCGTATAATAAGAAGCCCCACCAGCGCCTTTAGTGACAATAACCTCTGAAAGGCCATATTGCTCTTGGAGAGTCGACACGGCAGTATGCTCATCTTTTGCCCGAGCATTCATCCAATCGGTTATGATGAGCAATTCATGTTCATTTAGCTTGACAGCATCCGCTTTATGCAATAAATATTCAACGGTTTCCCGTTGATAATGCGGTGCGCGAAAATTGACATCAAAGAGCCTAAACCTTGCATGGTCTAACAATCGATAAAGGGTATCCCGTGTTTCCTGATTTCTCGCTACCAAACTTCCAAAAACCATCACATCCGCTGCTGTTACCAATTTTTCCAGCGGTGCAGTGTAAGTGATAAAATCCCAAGCTACCGGTTTCAGAATATCGTAACGCATTTCATGATTATCACCCATGGTGGCAATCACCTCACTGGTGTGATATCTGGCATCTACCTGTACATAATCAATTGAAAGTCCCATTTTTGTGAGAAATTCGGTAAGTTCTTTACCGGCCTCATCGTTGCCTACCCTGCTGACCATGCTGCTATCTATCCCCAATTTATTTAAATGGTAGGCCACATTCATGGGGGCACCGCCTGGCTTTTTCCCATCGGGAAGTACATCCCATAATACTTCACCGAAACATACTACTTTCTTCATTTTTGACATCATGATATAGTTAATGTATTAATACCGCAGCTTCGCTTTCTACCTGCTCAAGCGAACGCCCCTTCGTTTCCGGCATTAATTTCCATACAAATAACAACTGTAATACCATAAAACAAGCGAAAATAATAAAAGTATTTCCACCTCCTAAAAACTCCGTTAACGCGGGGAAGCAAAACGTAATGATCGCTGCCATCACCCAATGCGTTAAGCTGCCCAGCGTTTGCCCTTTTGCCCGGATCTCGTTGGGAAAAATTTCCGATATAAAAACCCAAATCACCGCTCCTTGAGACAAAGCAAAAAAGGCAATATAAAGCATCAGATATATGGTAATTGCCAAACCTTCTGTTTGACCTGAATAAAAAGCGAAGGAGACCATGGAGAGCGCAAAAATCAACCCGAAGGAACCGATCATCATGAGTTTACGACGTCCAACTTTATCAATAAAGTTAATGGCGATCAAGGTAAATATAAAGTTAACGATCCCAATTCCTACCGTAGACAATAATGAGCTTTGCGCACCTAAACCAGCCATTTCAAATACCCTGGGAGCATAGTAGATGATCGCATTGATTCCAGAAACTTGGTTGAACATAGCGAACAAGATGGCTAACATCACAGGCAAACGATGCTTCTTTGCAAAGAGCTTTTCTCCGCTACCGTTGCCATCGTTCGCGCGATGGCTTGCTAAAATCGCAGCGATATCCTCCTTGTAAGTGTGTGCGTTTATTTTTTTCATGACCTTTTCCGCATCGTCTATGTTATTGCGGTGCAACAGCAGCCATCTCGGACTTTCCGGCACAAAAAATATAAGAATAAAAAACAGCAAAGCAGGTGCCGCCTGAACGCCCAACATCCATCGCCACGATTGTTCGCCTGTTTGGCCGATCAGGTAATTGGATAGATAAGCGATCAGGATGCCTAAAACAACGTTGAATTGAAAGAGGCCGACCAATTTACCCCTTGATTTTGCAGGTGATATTTCTGATATATATATAGGTGCGGTAACGGATGATACCCCTACGCCTATACCGCCGAAAAATCGAAATAAGATAAATATATTCCAATCAGTGGCCAATGCGGTACCTAAAGCCGAGAAAAAATATAATGCGGCTACGATAAAGAGCGTATTTTTTCTTCCCAATTTATCGGAAGGAAAAGCTCCTAAAGCAGCGCCCGCAACGGTGCCTATTAATGCAATAGCCATTGTTAGGCCATGCTGAAACTCACTTAGGTTCCAATAGTGTTGAACGGCCTTCTCTGCGCCTGAAATAACGGCTGTATCAAAGCCAAATAAGAATCCTCCTAGGGCCACCACAAATGACCATGCTAATACCGTGTTGTTGCTCATGATGATATATAAGGTTTACATGGCTAATGTAGCTACATCAGCACATTACATTACTATCCGATGTTCCAAAATCGTTCAATTGTGTTTCAAATATTAAAAAAACACAAACAGTTGATTATCTGAATTTTACCATAAATGTAATTTTAAAATCTTCAAAATTATATCAAAAACCTTCATTTTTGAACCATTTTTCATCACCATACACTTAGTGTATTTAAGACACAGCTGTTTATCCCTCCACCTGATCTGTGGAAAAAATTAGTATCTTCAACCATTCAATGTAGCACAAACTTATTATATGCACCGTATCTATATCTCTTGTGTTAGCTTCCTGCTTTTCTTCTTTTTTCACGCTTGTGAATCGAAAGAAAAAGCAAAAACGTATACCATTGCCTTTTCGCAATGTATAGGGTCGGATGCCTGGCGTGAAACCATGCTAAAAGAGATGAAACGGGAATTGTCATTCCATCCCGAAATTAATTTCCTGTACCGGGAAGCCGGCGGAAAAAACGAGACGCAGATTGCGCAGGTAAAGGAGCTTCTGGCAAGTGATATAGACCTACTGATTATCTCACCAAATGAAGCCGAGCCTTTAACACCAATTGTAGATCAGGTCTTTCAGAAAGGTATACCGGTAATCGTCACGGATAGGAAAACCTCTTCGGGATTGTATAACGCATATGTTGGGTCTGATAACTATGATATCGGTTACTTAGCCGGCAAATATATTGGTTACCAATTAAAGGGTAGCGGTAAGGTGGCAACAATTACCGGGCTTTCAGGTTCATCAGCGTCTATTGAGCGCGATAAAGGTTTCAGGGAGGCTTTGAAGAGTTATCCGCGGATACAGCTTGTAAACACTTTAAACGGTGAATGGTTAATTGATGTTGCCCGTGAAAAAGTGAAGGCCAATGCTTCATCTCTCCGGGAATCTGATGCCATATTTGCCTTTAATGATCAAATGGCCATTGGTTCAAGAAAAGCATTGCAGGAGATTTATCCCAACAATAATATAAAAATAGTCGGCGTAGATGCTTTACCGGGTAGCGGTAATGGCCTGGAGCAGATTGCCAATGGAACGATTGATGCGTCTATGCTTTATGCAACAGGGGGCACTGAAGCGATCAGGACGGCCATAGCCATTTTAAATAAAACTGCCTATCAACGTGAAAACACCCTTGGAACACTGGTGATTGATGCCGCAAACGTTCAATTAATGAAAATGCAGGCTGATAAAATCGATAGTCAACAACAGGATATCGACAAACAACAGGAACTATTAGCCGAGCAGGAAGCCATTTTTCGGAGCCAGCAATCAACACTGAACACCCTGGTCGTTTGTCTTGTACTGATCATTATTCTTGCTGGAATAGCCATTTATGCCTTAAAAAGTAATTGGCAAAAAAACAAACACTTAGCGAAGCAAAATGCTGAAATTCTGAAGCAACAGCAGCAGCTCATAGCGATGAACGAAAAAGTCAAAGAGGCTTCTGAGGCAAAGATCAACTTCTTCACCAATGTATCACATGAATTTAAAACACCTATTACCCTGATATTAGCTCCCGTTGAAGAATTATTAAAAGACAATACGTTATCTAGTTTATTAAAAGACCAGTTATTACGTATTAAGCGAAACGGGCTACGCTTAATGCATCTCGTGACCGAGCTGATTGACATTCAACGATTAGCGCACGAAAAGATCAGTCTAAAAGCTTCTTCACAACATCTTTTCACATTTCTGAATCAAATCGTGCTGTCATTCAAACCCCTGTCTATTCAAAAAAACATTCCGCTAACACTTGAAAACAAAACGACTATTAGCCATTTGTGGTTTGATCCGGATCTCCTGGAAAAAGTGATGTATAACTTACTTTCCAATGCCTTTAAATTCACACAAAAGAATGGAAAAATTCAAGTGAAGATCGAGGAGAATACCTTTGGCGATCATGTGATGATCAGGGTAATAGATAATGGCAGGGGGATAAGCAGAAATCATATAGAGCATATATTTGACCCTTTTTATCAAGGCGCTTATAGTACCGGTGGCTCCGGACTGGGTTTGGCGTTGGTGAGGGAAATTATTGAACTACATCATGGACAAGTTACCGTTAGCAGTAAAGAAAACGAAGGAACTTCCTTTACACTTCGCTTACCGGTGGGCGACACCCATCTCACCATTGCAGAAAAAGCAGCCACATTAGTTACTGATCATAAGCTTGAGGCCACAGGAGATAGTCACCCGTTAATTGCATTGCAAACGGCACTATCTCCTGCGGCGCAACCTGAAAAAAAGGATCATTCACTAAAGGAATATTCTCTTTTGGTAATCGATGACAACATTGAAATTGTTCATTTTCTCCGAGATAAATTCAGCGAAAATTATCAAATATACAGTGCTTCCAACGCCGAAGAAGGCATAAAATTAGCTTATGCAAAAGTGCCCGATCTCATTATAAGTGATGTGATTATGCCTGGAAAAAGTGGGATCGAGTTGGTCAAAATACTAAAAAAAGACACGCGTACATCGTCCATTCCTATTATTTTGCTTACAGCGCTGGATACGGAAGAACAGCAAAATCAAGGTCTTCTCGCGATGGCAGATGCCTATATTACCAAACCGTTCAGCGGTAGCCACCTGGAAGCGCTTGTACAAAACTTAATTACCAATCGTGAAGAGCTCAAACAAAGGTACACCAGTGAAGTTAACCCTGTTGGGGATCGTGTACAAATTAATACAAACGAGGTCGACAGACGTTTCCTAAACAATTTGTCGGCAATCGTTGAAAATCACCTATCCAACAGTCACTTTAATGTAGAAAACATTGCAAAAGAAATTGGCATGTCGCGTGTACAACTTTATCGTAAGGTAAAAGCGTTATTGAACTGTAGTGTAAATGATTATATTATCCATCGTAGGCTAAAAAAATCCAAACACCTATTACAACAAGATATCACCATCAATGAAGTGGCGGACCAGATTGGCTTCTCCTCTCCGACGTACTTTGCTACATTATTTAAGAACAAATATGGTATAAGCCCATCTGCGTTTAAGAAGCAATTCCAAAGGAAAGATCATTCTTAATGTTAACAGCTGAAATAGCGCGCTATCCAATCTTTTTTTGTATAAAATTATATTTAACTATGCTGCCACAAACAAAAGAGATCTGCATCATCGAGTTTCCTTCCAATTTAGGATTAAAGGAATCTTACCCGGGGCATGAGCCGGGAGTAAAATATCTACCCGATTGGTTAAGAAAACATCACTTTCATCATGAAATTCGCTCTTCGAAAATCATTCGATTGGATCCTCCTCCCTATTCCATGTCTGTAGACAAAGAGACAGGCGTGCGTAATGCAGATGCATTAGTAAGTTACGCGCTGGAACAGGACAAAATTATTCAAAGAACCTTAAACAAAGGCCTTTTCCCTTTGCTATTAGGAGGTGACTGCAGCATCCTTTTAGGCCCTCTCTTGAGTTTAGCTCAAACAGGAGATCATGCCCTTTTTTATTTAGATGGTCATACGGATTTTATGTGGCCCGCATTATCCAAGACCGGAGGTGCCGGAGGTATGGCCGCAGCTTTTGCTGTGGGTAGAGGTCCTAAAAAACTGACTAACATCTTAGGGTTGGAGCCTTATGTAAAAGAAGAATACCTATGGTGCGTAGGCAACAGAGAGTATGTCGATTGGTATGAACAAGCAATTACCACATCCAACGCAACCTACCTCTCACTTGAACGCATTAGAAATGAAGGTATTAAATCATGTGTATCTTCTTTTTTAAAATCTATCCAGTCGCAAAATCTATCCGGTTTTTGGATTCATTTTGACGTAGACGTGCTGCATGATGAGCTCATGCCTGCAGTGGATAGCCGGGCTCCTGATGGCTTACTATATCATGAATTACAGGAAATTTTATTACCACTATTAAATAACCCCAAAGCTATTGGATTGACCATCACCATTTTAGATCCTGAATTGGATACAGACGGTAGTTATACTAAAAAGTTTGTCAAAAACATGAAAGAAATATTCGGCAAAATCAACACCAAGTAGCTTAAATTTTAAAAACCTATCAGACTTCTTGAAGATCAAAACGCTTTACCGAAGCCCAATAGGTTAATAATTAAACTACCAATTCCAATTGATTCAGTTTCGCTGTAATGGAAGCTACCTCCTCTGCCGAAATCGAAGCCTCTATTGCTTTTGCATTTTGCACTGCCTGCGTTTTATTCCGCGCACCTACAAGCGCAATGGTTATCCCAGGCTGCTCTAAAGTCCATAACAACACCAATTGACTTAAAGAGATTCCCTTATCATCGGCAAGGGACTTGATACTTTCCAAAAAAACATTGGTTCTTTTAAGGTTTTCTTCCTGAAAGAAGTACAAACCAGCACGATGATCTCCTTCATTGAACAAATGACCAGGTTTCATCTTACCGGTCAATAAACCACGTTCGAGTGGACTGTAAGCAAGGATCGATTTATCGTGCTCCAGGCAGTAAGGGATCACCTCCTCCTCAATGCCTCTTTTAACCATGCTATAAGGCACTTGGTTAGAAGCTAATTTCAATGTTTTCTCTGCTTCTTTCATCTGCTCAACATTATAATTGCAAACGCCAGCGTACCTTACTTTACCCGCTTGAATCAATTGTGCTACCGCTT
This Olivibacter sp. SDN3 DNA region includes the following protein-coding sequences:
- a CDS encoding carbohydrate kinase, producing the protein MKKVVCFGEVLWDVLPDGKKPGGAPMNVAYHLNKLGIDSSMVSRVGNDEAGKELTEFLTKMGLSIDYVQVDARYHTSEVIATMGDNHEMRYDILKPVAWDFITYTAPLEKLVTAADVMVFGSLVARNQETRDTLYRLLDHARFRLFDVNFRAPHYQRETVEYLLHKADAVKLNEHELLIITDWMNARAKDEHTAVSTLQEQYGLSEVIVTKGAGGASYYTLESRHDYRAYPVTVKDTIGSGDSFLAAFLAKKLFGKSIDDMLDYAAALGAYVTAQSGANPDYRTTDLQRFMWEKQLERVKWK
- a CDS encoding sugar porter family MFS transporter → MSNNTVLAWSFVVALGGFLFGFDTAVISGAEKAVQHYWNLSEFQHGLTMAIALIGTVAGAALGAFPSDKLGRKNTLFIVAALYFFSALGTALATDWNIFILFRFFGGIGVGVSSVTAPIYISEISPAKSRGKLVGLFQFNVVLGILIAYLSNYLIGQTGEQSWRWMLGVQAAPALLFFILIFFVPESPRWLLLHRNNIDDAEKVMKKINAHTYKEDIAAILASHRANDGNGSGEKLFAKKHRLPVMLAILFAMFNQVSGINAIIYYAPRVFEMAGLGAQSSLLSTVGIGIVNFIFTLIAINFIDKVGRRKLMMIGSFGLIFALSMVSFAFYSGQTEGLAITIYLMLYIAFFALSQGAVIWVFISEIFPNEIRAKGQTLGSLTHWVMAAIITFCFPALTEFLGGGNTFIIFACFMVLQLLFVWKLMPETKGRSLEQVESEAAVLIH
- a CDS encoding substrate-binding domain-containing protein; protein product: MHRIYISCVSFLLFFFFHACESKEKAKTYTIAFSQCIGSDAWRETMLKEMKRELSFHPEINFLYREAGGKNETQIAQVKELLASDIDLLIISPNEAEPLTPIVDQVFQKGIPVIVTDRKTSSGLYNAYVGSDNYDIGYLAGKYIGYQLKGSGKVATITGLSGSSASIERDKGFREALKSYPRIQLVNTLNGEWLIDVAREKVKANASSLRESDAIFAFNDQMAIGSRKALQEIYPNNNIKIVGVDALPGSGNGLEQIANGTIDASMLYATGGTEAIRTAIAILNKTAYQRENTLGTLVIDAANVQLMKMQADKIDSQQQDIDKQQELLAEQEAIFRSQQSTLNTLVVCLVLIIILAGIAIYALKSNWQKNKHLAKQNAEILKQQQQLIAMNEKVKEASEAKINFFTNVSHEFKTPITLILAPVEELLKDNTLSSLLKDQLLRIKRNGLRLMHLVTELIDIQRLAHEKISLKASSQHLFTFLNQIVLSFKPLSIQKNIPLTLENKTTISHLWFDPDLLEKVMYNLLSNAFKFTQKNGKIQVKIEENTFGDHVMIRVIDNGRGISRNHIEHIFDPFYQGAYSTGGSGLGLALVREIIELHHGQVTVSSKENEGTSFTLRLPVGDTHLTIAEKAATLVTDHKLEATGDSHPLIALQTALSPAAQPEKKDHSLKEYSLLVIDDNIEIVHFLRDKFSENYQIYSASNAEEGIKLAYAKVPDLIISDVIMPGKSGIELVKILKKDTRTSSIPIILLTALDTEEQQNQGLLAMADAYITKPFSGSHLEALVQNLITNREELKQRYTSEVNPVGDRVQINTNEVDRRFLNNLSAIVENHLSNSHFNVENIAKEIGMSRVQLYRKVKALLNCSVNDYIIHRRLKKSKHLLQQDITINEVADQIGFSSPTYFATLFKNKYGISPSAFKKQFQRKDHS
- a CDS encoding arginase family protein, with protein sequence MLPQTKEICIIEFPSNLGLKESYPGHEPGVKYLPDWLRKHHFHHEIRSSKIIRLDPPPYSMSVDKETGVRNADALVSYALEQDKIIQRTLNKGLFPLLLGGDCSILLGPLLSLAQTGDHALFYLDGHTDFMWPALSKTGGAGGMAAAFAVGRGPKKLTNILGLEPYVKEEYLWCVGNREYVDWYEQAITTSNATYLSLERIRNEGIKSCVSSFLKSIQSQNLSGFWIHFDVDVLHDELMPAVDSRAPDGLLYHELQEILLPLLNNPKAIGLTITILDPELDTDGSYTKKFVKNMKEIFGKINTK
- a CDS encoding aldo/keto reductase gives rise to the protein MNYRTLGKTDLRLPVITFGAWAAGGWMWGGSERKDAVEAIKASYDLGVTAIDTAPIYGQGTSEEIVGEAIKGIARDKVYVLTKYGMRWDLVKGDFGFQSKDNNGRAIDIYKYAGKESIIKECEDSLKRLGTDYIDLYQIHWPDSTTPIDESMEAVAQLIQAGKVRYAGVCNYNVEQMKEAEKTLKLASNQVPYSMVKRGIEEEVIPYCLEHDKSILAYSPLERGLLTGKMKPGHLFNEGDHRAGLYFFQEENLKRTNVFLESIKSLADDKGISLSQLVLLWTLEQPGITIALVGARNKTQAVQNAKAIEASISAEEVASITAKLNQLELVV